CATGAAAAGTCTGATTAACAATCGTATCTCTTCATACGTCATTATTTTATCATGGGGTATCCACTCTACCCCTTCTTCAGGCATACAATACCGACAGCGATAGTTGCATCTGTCGGTGACAGATATGCGCACGTAGTTCAGTTTTCTTCCCAACCTATCTATGAGCTTCAGGGCCAACGGTATCCCCCCATTCTCTTAACCTTTTCTATAAATTTAGAATCGCTGACGGAATCGATGAGCGCCTCAATGCCGGGATGCGTCAATTCCTCTTCAGGAATTACAAGCTCGTAAGGTTCTTCGGTTATCGGAATAAAGTCCAAACCTAGAGCATCGGCAGCAAATTTTATGCCAAGCGCGACATCGGCCATTCCCCAGGCTACCCTACAGGAAGCATCGAGATGGGTCATCGTTTGATCCTCGTAGCCTTTGACGGAAGCACTCTCGATTCCCTCTTCCCTCAAGAGCGAATCGAGCAACACTCTGGTACCTGCACCCGGCTGTCTATTGACGATGCGCACATCGCCACGTGCCAAATCTTGGATGGAACTTATCTTCTTCGGGTTTCCCCTTTTTACTATAAATCCCTGCTGACGATAGAAAAGCAAAAAACGCTTCCATTTATCGCTTATAGGCTTAAAACTTGCTATATAGGTATCGTTGTATGACATATCTTTCGGATCCAGAAGGTGTGCTGCCGAAAGGTGGGCTTCTCCTCTGGCTAATGCTGCCAATCCGCCCAAGCTTCCGACAGACCTAATTACCAAATCAGCACCTCTTTTTCTAACAAACGAGACCAACTGGGCCACTGCCGGGTCATCGGAGCCTTGAAATAAAACGCGCTTTTCCCACAGGACCTCCTTTGTTAACCTGACTTCTATTTCCTTGCCTTTAGGACATTCATAGATCTTTGGAGGTATTAAAGCAAAACCATCCGAATCAGCTGTCGCTCTCATGGAACTTGATCCTCCGGAAATAGGCCACGCGTACTTTTTGTCCCTTAGCCTGACAACCTTCACTCTCAGCCATTCGCTTATCCCCTGTGGCGATGAATGAGATATAAGAAGAGGCAGACTTAACTTATCCCTTACCCTAATAGCTTCATCCAGAATTTTATTCTCGTCAAAATTTCCCTTCATTAACAATTGCAACAAAGGATAGACGACGCTCCAGGCAACAACCATTGTTGACATCGGAAATCCCGGCATTCCCACCACAGGTTTGTCTTTTACTGTACCAAGCAATGCTGGTCTTCCGGGTCGCATTAAAACCCAATGAAAGATAAGCTGCCCTTCCCGCTCTATTACATTTGCTGTGAAATCCCTCTTCCCTTTGGCTGAACCGGCGCCAATAAGGACCAAATCATATTTGTCTACGGCATCCGCCAAAACTTCCTTCAATTTTTCCGGGTCATCTTTTACGTGAGGGCCAACGACGAAGGGGATTTTCCATTGTTCAAACATTCCCTCGAGCATTATCGAGTTGCTTTCCATGACTTTACCGGGGGGCAAGCCAGCGGGGCTTTCCTCGGGTTTCCTTGGAACGATCTCGTCACCCGTTGGAATAAATATTGCCTTGGGCTTGGAAAGCAAGGGCAATTCTCGTAATCCCACGGCATAAAATAGGGCCATTAAATTAGGATCTACTTCATCGCCAAAATGGGCCACAATTTGTCCTTTTACTATATCCTCGCCAATGGGCCTGAGATTCGCGCCAGGCGGAACAGATATATATACATATAGGTTATCATTTTTTAAAGATGTATCCTCCACCATCACAACCGAATCATATTGAGGCGGAACGAAAGCGCCTGTGTTTACCCATTGGTATTTTTCGGTATTTAACACTACAGGCGTGGCCGCAGTAGCCCTGGCCGTGGAGTTCGAAGAGACAGCATATCCATCTACGGCTGATGCCGGATAGTGGGGCACATTGACAGGAGACGCTATATCCTCGGCGAGCAATCCCCCAAGAGATTCCGACAAGGGGACATTTTTGACTAGAGGATCCCGATTACCCCAATGTGCTTTTAATAATTCCCAGGCTTCTTTTAAGGATATATGTTCTCTCACCATAGAATAACTTCTATCTCCTCTCCCTTTCTAGCCGTCTCTCTACTGACGGGCAAGACAGCGAGTCCTGCTGTCCTTTTCAAGGCAGATATGTAGCCCGATTTAGAATTCACAGGTACAACGCCATCGAATTTTAATGAAACAGGAATATACTCCTCCACTCCACTTCTACTAATGAAATCATCGAGACATATAAGTTTGATTATTTTAAAGTTTTTCTCATAAAGGCGCGCTCCCCCGATCATCATATCAAGCAATGGAAGCAATACAACCCTGGCGACGACTGAGCAGGACAAGGGATGTCCCGGCAGAGAGAGGACTAATTTTGATGATCCTTCTTGATTAATGCCTCCAATAAGGGTGGGCTTGCCAGGCTTCATGTTGATGCCTCTCACGATTAAACCGGGGTCTCCCAGGTTTTGGATTACGTCATAGCAAAAATCTCTACTCGAAACGGAGGACCCACCGCTCAAGATAATAACGTCAAAATTCTCTAAAGAATTTTCAACAGATTCCTTGAGACGATGGAAATCGTCGGGAACTATCCCTAAAAAACGAGAATGGAATCCGTAATGCTTTAACAAAAGATGAAGCATTACACCATTGACATCTCTTACACATCCAGGGGGGAGTGGTTTTGTAGATATATCAACGACTTCATCACCTGTACTGAGGATCCCAATTTCAAGATCAATTACATCGATCTGTCTAACACCTAAACCACAGGCGGCCGGGATATTCTTAAAATCGAGAATGTCTCCAACTTCGGCTATAACATCATTTGTTGCTATCTCTTCTCCCTGGAAAATGACGTTTTCTCCAGGCGTTACGCTTTTTCTTACCTCGATCCATGGGCCACTTTCTTCGGTGTCCTCCAGCATCACCACAGCATCACCATTGCAGGGCAAAATACCACCCGTAAAAATTTGCATTGCACCTTCTTGAGGCAACGGCTCCTCAGCCACTCCCCCCATAGGAACAATGCCACACTTTCTCAAAAAAACAGGCGAAGAGGGCGATGCACCAATAACATCGGTACTTCTAACGGCATATCCGTCGCGGAGGCTCCTGGGAAAAGGAGGATGTGGTTCTGGAGCTTTCAGGTCTTCCCCCAAACGCAATCCACAGGCGTTTTCGATGTCCACTCTCCTTGTCTTCACTTTGAAGGGAAAGCTTAAGCTATCGCATACAAGCTTGAGCGCCTCG
The window above is part of the Acetomicrobium thermoterrenum DSM 13490 genome. Proteins encoded here:
- a CDS encoding molybdopterin biosynthesis protein, with translation MVREHISLKEAWELLKAHWGNRDPLVKNVPLSESLGGLLAEDIASPVNVPHYPASAVDGYAVSSNSTARATAATPVVLNTEKYQWVNTGAFVPPQYDSVVMVEDTSLKNDNLYVYISVPPGANLRPIGEDIVKGQIVAHFGDEVDPNLMALFYAVGLRELPLLSKPKAIFIPTGDEIVPRKPEESPAGLPPGKVMESNSIMLEGMFEQWKIPFVVGPHVKDDPEKLKEVLADAVDKYDLVLIGAGSAKGKRDFTANVIEREGQLIFHWVLMRPGRPALLGTVKDKPVVGMPGFPMSTMVVAWSVVYPLLQLLMKGNFDENKILDEAIRVRDKLSLPLLISHSSPQGISEWLRVKVVRLRDKKYAWPISGGSSSMRATADSDGFALIPPKIYECPKGKEIEVRLTKEVLWEKRVLFQGSDDPAVAQLVSFVRKRGADLVIRSVGSLGGLAALARGEAHLSAAHLLDPKDMSYNDTYIASFKPISDKWKRFLLFYRQQGFIVKRGNPKKISSIQDLARGDVRIVNRQPGAGTRVLLDSLLREEGIESASVKGYEDQTMTHLDASCRVAWGMADVALGIKFAADALGLDFIPITEEPYELVIPEEELTHPGIEALIDSVSDSKFIEKVKRMGGYRWP
- a CDS encoding molybdopterin molybdotransferase MoeA: MSGFVEELLERSEALKLVCDSLSFPFKVKTRRVDIENACGLRLGEDLKAPEPHPPFPRSLRDGYAVRSTDVIGASPSSPVFLRKCGIVPMGGVAEEPLPQEGAMQIFTGGILPCNGDAVVMLEDTEESGPWIEVRKSVTPGENVIFQGEEIATNDVIAEVGDILDFKNIPAACGLGVRQIDVIDLEIGILSTGDEVVDISTKPLPPGCVRDVNGVMLHLLLKHYGFHSRFLGIVPDDFHRLKESVENSLENFDVIILSGGSSVSSRDFCYDVIQNLGDPGLIVRGINMKPGKPTLIGGINQEGSSKLVLSLPGHPLSCSVVARVVLLPLLDMMIGGARLYEKNFKIIKLICLDDFISRSGVEEYIPVSLKFDGVVPVNSKSGYISALKRTAGLAVLPVSRETARKGEEIEVILW